The genome window CGGTCGTGGAAGGGTACGACGGCCTGCGCTCTGATGTGTTCAGCTTGGAACTGAACGCCGATTCCGTGCCCTCCAACCTCTATGCCGTGCTCGAAGGCGGCGGCAAGAGCGCAAACCCGATCGTGCTGACCACGGACCCCGACTTCCCTAACATTATTTTCGGCGGCGACGTCAACGATCCCCATTTCACTATCGAAATCGATCCCGACTCCGGCAAAATCACGCTTACCCTGTTGAAAAACCTCTGGCACACCGAAGGCGGCGACGCGCATAACGACATTGAGACACTCCTGCTCGGCGACGGCGCCCTGATGCTGGTCCGCACCGTCGTCGATAACGACGGCGACGACGCCTCGGCCCGCGTTGACCTGGGCGCGGCCGGTGTGTTCAACTTCCGTGATGACGGCCCGGTCATCAAGCTGGACCCCGAAGCTCCGGCGCTTCAGCCCGCCAAAGTAGACGAAAGCCTTGCCGATCTGCACGGAGCGTATACTGACGGCATTCCTTCCGCCACCCTGTCCATCGCCCTGCTCGCGAAGCAGTTTGCGGTCAGCTACGGCGCGGATAATCAGGGCGTGCCCGACGAATACACCTTGAACCTGAACGTTCCCCAAAGCAAAGAATCGATCCCCACAAATCTCAATGGCGTGGGGGAAAATGGCGCAGCGGGCGAAGTGATCGTTCTGGTTCAGGACGAGGTGACCGGCATCATCTACGGCCGGGGTGAGGAGAGCGGAAAGGATTACTTCACTCTGCAACTCACGGCGGAAGGCGTGAAACTTGATCTGCTGTCCAACATCTGGCACGACAAGCCAGGCGGCCCGGACCTTACCCCGGACCTGCATGACGAAGCCATGACCCTGCTGCTGCAAGACGGCGTCCTGACCCTGACCCGCACCGTGTACGACGGCGACGGCGACAGCGCTTCTGAAACCCTCGACCTCGGCTCCAAGGGTCTGTTCCAGTTTGAGGACGACGGCCCGATAGTGGTCGATTCCTACGACCCGCCTGAAACGCTGACCTACAACACAACGACGAACGTCTATGAAAACGAAACCGGCTGGGTGCAGTTCAACTTCGGCGCGGACGGCTTCCAGAAGCTCACCGTCTCGGAAGGTAACACCGAGTTGTGGACCTTCACGGCATTGGGCGAAAGCAAAACCGTCACCCTTGGCGACGGCAGCAAACTAATCATGACCCTGGGCGCGGACGGCAACCTGATCTACACCTATGACCCGGCGGAAACCGCCAACAGCCACGATCACACATTTACCTTTACCGGCTATGACGGCGACGGCGACTGGACCTCCCAGGACATCAACGTAGCGATGCAGGCTTACACGCCTCCCCCGCAGACACTGGGCCAGATCGTGGTGGACGAGAGCTTCATCCCCAACCTGGGCACGCAGCGCACGGACGGCGACAACGACAGCGCCTCGGCGGAAATCAAAATCCCCGAAGACTATACTCTGGATACTACCGGCTGGACCAACACCAACGGCGTGATGACCCTGGTGACGCCCGACGGCAAGGGCCTGCTCACGTATGAAAACGGCGTGCTGACCTACACCGTGACCGGCAGCTACAAGCACGGCAACCCCGGCGACGCCACGCAGACGGAGTACGCGGACGAAGGCCTGGGTGAAGGCAATCTCCTGTCCATCAAGTTGAACCTCACCCACGACATCACGCAGCAAAAAACCACCGGTACGGTGCTCGTGGACGTGGAAGACGACGCCCCGGTCGTTATTTCCAAGGTCGACCCGACGGCGCAACTGACCTACAACGAAATCACGAACCTCTACGGCAACGAAGACGGCTCGCTGACCCTGAACTACGGCGCGGACGGGTTCCAGAAGCTCACCGTCTCGGAAGGTAACACCGAGTTGTGGACCTTCACGGTATTGGGCGAAAGCAAAACCGTCACCCTTGGCGACGGCAGCAAACTAATCATGACCCTGGACGCGGACGGCAACCTGAAGTATACCTTTGACCCGGATGAAAAGGCCGCCTCCCACGGCAAGCACGAGTTCACCGTCATGGCCTATGACGGCGACGGCGACTGGATCAAGGAAGTGTTCAATATCGACGTGAAGCACTATGACGCCAAAGCTCCGGTGCTGAACGACATCACGGTTGACGAGAGCTTCATCCCCGGCGGCACGCAACGCATCGACGGCACGGACGGCGACAGCCGTAGCGCCACGGCCGAAATCGAACTTCCCAAGGGTTACACCCTGGATACCACCGGCTGGACCAACACCAACGGCGTGATGACCCTGGTGACGCCTGACGGCAAGGGCCTGCTCACGTATGAAAACGGCGTGCTGACCTACACCGTGACCGGCAGTTACAAGCATCCCTACGCGGGCGATGCGACTGATCCGTATTATGCGGACGAAAAACTCGACACCGCCATCCCCATCACCCTGAAGTTCACCCACGACGGCACTGGTCAGGCGGTTGAGAGCATCGTGCAGGTGCAGGTGGAAGACGACGCCCCGGTGTTGGAAATCCCCCCCACGGCCCTTACTGCCTCCAATACAGGCGGCATCTTCTGGGAAAGCCTTGGCGATGTAAACTGGGGCGCGGACGGGCAGGCGGCGGACAGCCCCATTCGGTTCAATTTCGATCCTGAGAAGCAGAATGACGACGGCAGCTGGGACAGCCCTCTTACATCGCATGACGCCAAAATCTCCTACTTTGTGGATGAGAATGACCCCAGCATTCTGCATGCCCGGGTCAGCGGCAGCGACGACGATGTCTTCACGGTGACGCTGCATGCCAACGGTACATATACCGTGGAAGTGCAGGGCTATGTGGATCAGGAAGTGAAAATGGGAGGAAATACCGACATCGGGAACACGTATGACAACAAGAATGATAGCTCATACTCCATAGTTCTGAAGTCTGATGGAAGCCTCTATTTCCAGGCTGGAACTCAGGCGGGTGCGGTATGCGTGATTACGAACCCGAATGGAAAGATTAATGGTAATGCTGGCGGCATAGGTGCTCATGGCGGTAAGAACCAGCACTTGGACGCAGGCGAACAGATGCGTTTCGCCTTTGCTGAACCGCAAACCAAGGGTGCGCTGCAATTTGGCGGTGACATATCCGCCAACTTTGATGTTTCCATGACATTCTATTACGCCGCTGGCCACCCGCAAGCGGGCCAGCAAATTCCCGCTTCGGAAACAAGTAGTTGGTGGCACTATGATTCAGTAACAGGGCAACTTGTTATTGACTCCCACGGTGTTCCGTTTGGCACATACATCGTAGAGGGAGAACAAGGTTTTGGTCAGATTACTGGTGTCCAATATACCATTGAATGGAGTGAATCCTTTGCTGTCTATGACGACCTGCCCATTGCTTACGTGGACGGCGACGGCGACATGGCCAGCGGTACCCTCCACCTGGGCTTCTCGGAAGACGCGGAAGCTTCCCAGTCCGACTCGGTTCTGGTGGATCACCATGACGACGGCAGAATGATGCTGTTCGGCGGCGACGGCAATGAAGTGATCGTCGGCAGCGACGGCGATGACATCATTTACGGCGGCAAGGGCGACGACATCATGTGGGGCGGAGACGGCAACGACATCTTCGCCTGGAAAGCCGGCGACCTGGACAACGGGACCGACACCATTATGGACTTCCAGATAGGCAAGGACCATCTCTTCTTCGAGAACCTGCTGCCCACCGGAGGCACCCTGGATGTCGACACACTGGTCGCGATGATAAAGGGCGACAAGCTCTCCATCGAAGTAACCGACGCCCAGACCCTGTCCGTGACCGTGGCCGGGGCCGACAACTCCTCGGTTACCGTCGATATCCACATCACGGAAGGTTCCGTCGCCGAATACGTCAACACGACCGCGGCAACCGATCAGGCAGCGCTGCTGCTGAAGATTATCACCGACACCGGCGTGTAATCCGCAAGCTCGCAAACATCCAACCTCCGGGCCGGGACGCAAGTCCCGGCCCGGTTCGTTTATGGGCCGCGCCGCCCGCCGCCCCACACAGCGCCCTGAGAGTCTTTATACCTCCGGCCTTCCCCGGGCCGGTTGCTTTTTTCCGGCTCCCGGCGCAGAGTGAGTCCGCGCCGCCACCCCGCATCAGGGGATAGGCCGCGTGATTTTCCGGCGGCTCGCACCCGCCATATGAGCGATCACCATGGACCACATGAAAATAGACCTGCACATGCACTCCCTCCACAGCCCGGACGGGGAGTTTTCCCCTTCGGAACTCATGGACCGGTGCCGCGCCGCCGGGGTGAGCATCGCCTCCCTCACGGACCACAACTCGGTCAGGGGGGTGGCGGAAGCCGCGGCCAGGGGGCGGGAACTCGGGCTGACGGTTTTGCCCGGCGTGGAACTGGACTGCGACTGCAAGGGCGTTCCCATGCACCTGCTCGGCTATGGCTTTACGGGCCTTGACGCCGCGATGGGAAAAATCGAAGCGGACCTCTACCGCCAAGAACGGGAAGCCGGCGCCCTGCGGATGCGCAAAGTCAAGGAACTCGGCATCGCCTTTGACGAGGAAAAAGTGGAGGCCCTTGCCGCCGCCTCCTTTGTCGGCCTGATAACGCCGGAAATGATCGCGGAAACCTTCCTGGCGGACCCGCGCAACGCAAATAACCCTCTCGTCCGGCGATACCTGCCCGGCGGCCCGCGCAGCGACAGCCCCTTCGTCAATTTTTACTGGGATCACTGCGGCCCCGGCAAGGCGGCTTACTGCCCGATCCGGTACATCGGCTTTGAAGAGGCGAACGGCCTTATCCGGGAGCACGGCGGGTTCAGCGTCATCGCGCACCCCGCCGTCACGGTCGGGCGGGACGAGGCCCTGTTTCAGTACATGGCGGCATGCGGTGTGGAAGGGATAGAGGTCTGGTGCGGCTACCACTCGGTGGAAGACGCCGGGTATTATGCTGCCGTCGCCGCCCGGCACGGGCTTATCCCCACCGTGGGCAGCGACTACCACGGCAAGACGAAGCCCGGCGTGAAGCTGGGCGCGGTTTCCGGAAGTCCGGACCATGCCGCGTTGTCGGAGAGCGTGCGGGCCTGGTTGTAAATTGCCTTCCCCGGCCTGGGTCACCGGCGCCGGGTTCCGCGCAGGCTGTTCTCCCTGAGAGTCACACCGCCGTCCGGTGCAGGTTGATGCCCAGCGCGCGGATTTTGCGTTGCAGTGTCGTCCGGTGCATGCCCAGGCTGGCGGCGGCCCTGCCGATATGCCCGTTGTTCTTGTCCAGGGAGTCCAGAATCCGTTGGCGTTCGGGTTCGGCCGGCGACGGGACGGGAGAAGCCGCAACGAGCCGCCGGCGTTCCGGCCGCAGCGCGCTTTCCAGGTGGGCTTCACGGATCGGCCCCGTCCGGGCGAGCAAGGCCAGCCGCTCAATGATGCCGGAAAGTTCCCGCACGTTCCCCGGCCAGGGGTGGGCCTCCAACAGGGCCGTCATGCCGGGCGTAAGCTGGATGGCCGCGCCGTACTTCATGCGGAACTGTTCCACGAACTTCCCCGCCAGAAACGCAATGTCGCCCCGCCGCTCCCTGAGCGGGGGAATGTGCAGGGGCAGCACGTTGAGCCGGTAATACAAATCCTGGCGGAAGCGCTTGCGCTCCACCAAATCCGGCAGGTCGCGGTTGGAGGCGGCAATGACCCGCGCGGTGACCGGGATGTATTTGTCGCCGCCGATCCGCATGGTGCTGCGCTCCTGCAAGACCCGCAGCAGCCGGGTCTGCCCGTATTGGTTCATCTCCGATATTTCATCAAGAAAAATGGTGCCGTTGTGCGCCAGCTCGAACAGACCGGGTTTGCCGTTGCGCCGCGCTCCGGTGAACGCGCCCTCCTCGTGCCCGAACAGCTCGGATTCCAGCAGCGATGCGGGAAGCGCCGCGCAGTTGATAGCCACGAAAGGGCCGGACGCAAACGGGCTCACCTGATGGATGGCCTGGGCGAACAGTTCCTTGCCGGTGCCGGTTTCCCCGGCCAGCAGAATCGGGCTGTCCGTGGCGGCGAAGGAGCGGGCCGTCGCGACCGTGCTCTGGATGGCGGCGGAAACGCCGAGAATGTCCCGGAATGAATACTGGCAGGCCAAGCCCCTGGCGTGCAGGCTTTTCCGCAGTTTTGACTCCAGCTCGCTGATGGCCGCGACGGGTTGCAGGGTAAAAATGACGTCCGTGACGGCCGTGCCTTCGCTCACGGTATTCGCGTTCAGCAAGAGCGGCGTGCCGTTGATCTCCAAAAGCTCGTCGCTCACGGCTTCATTGCGGTTGCACCATGCGAGGAGCTCCTCGGGGAGAACGTCGGACGCTTTCCTCCCCTCCAGCCCCGCCTCCAGATGGAGGATGCGCCGCGCCTCGGTGTTGACGGCCTGGATAATGCCCTGCGCGTCCAGGACCAGAACGCCGTTCTGCGAAATATCGACAGCTGCCTGCAACCGCTTCGAACGGACCTTCTCCAGGCGTCTCGCATAGGCGAGTTTTTGCGCCTCAAGCAGGGCTCCGCTGAGCGCAACCTCCCCGGAATCGAGCAGCAGCGCGGGCACCCCGTACTCGCGCGCCAAATTCCCCGTGAGGTTCCCCGCGACAACAATGTGCGCCCCGTCCTCCTTCGCCCGGAGAACCTGCTCCCGGTTGAAATTCTGGTCGTTGATGACGGGGTAGATGCGCAAATCGATATCCAAGAGCTCCGCCAGAACCTCCACGTGATGCTGCACCGAGGTAAAGGCCAGCAGGGCGATGCGGGGGCGGTCGAGTTTGGTGTATTTTTTCGCGCCGTGCAGGGCGGTCGCCAAATCCTGCCCCGTGACGGGCATTTCAACCACCGGCGTTTGGACGGCATTCTGGATGATGGGGCAGTTGATCCCCCTGGAAACGATAACGTCCGCGCCCTGCCGCTCCACCTCCTTGGCAAGACTGACCGCGGCCTCCCCCACGGCCTCGTGTATGACGAGGTCGATATCCAGGGCGAGATCGGCGGCAACTCTGCGGGCTCGTTCGCTTATTTTCTGGCTTGGCGAAACCAGGACGATTCTTGGCGGCATGGCCTGCTCCTTTCTGCTCCGATTGCCGCATGAAGCTACAATAAGTGCATCAAATGCGTCAACATGTGCATATATATTTTTTTATATTCTAATGATATCAGAATATTATATTTTGGCCCGGTTGTTGCTGTTATCCGAAGCGCTGCATACACTTGCGCTTTTGCCGAGGAAACAATGTCCATTATCTCCGACCTGATAAACAATGCGGTCGCGCCCGACGTTTACCCTGTGCGGCAAGCATTTCCCGATGACGGCATACGCGATATTCCCGCGGCCGTTGCCGCCGCGCTGGAGAAGTCCGGCCTGGCCGGAGCGTTCAGCGGCGGGACCATCGCCATCGGGGTCGGCTCGCGCGGCGTCGCCAATATCGCCGCGGTCACGCGCGCGACCGTCGCCTGGTTCCGGGACAAAGGCGCCATACCTTTTGTCGTGCCCTGCATGGGAAGCCACGGCGGCGCGACGGCCGAAGGGCAGATCAACATGCTGGCCAGCCTGGGCGTGACTGAAGACAGCGCGAACTGCCCCATCCGTTCCTCCATGGACGTCGTCCGCCTGGGCGAACTCGACAACGGCCTGCCCGTCTACATGGACACTAATGCCTGGAACGCGGACGGCGTGTTCGTCATCAACCGCATAAAAGCCCACACCTCTTTTTCCGGCCCGAACGAGAGCGGCGTTCTCAAGATGCTGACCATAGGGCTCGGCAAGCAGAAAGGGGCGGACGCGGCCCACACTTACGGCAACCAGGCTTTTGCCGCCATCATGCCGGCCATGGCCCGCATGTGCATGGCAAAGAAACCCGGCATCCTCGGCGCGCTTGCCCTGGTTGAAAACGAGCGCGACCACACCTGCCTGGTGGAAGCCGTCCCCGCGCGGAACCTGGAAAAACGCGACGCGGAACTGCTCATCTACGCGAAAAGCCGCATGCCCTCCATCCCTCTGGACCGCATGGACCTCCTCATCGTCGACCGGATGGGCAAAAACATTTCGGGCTCGGGCATGGACACGAACATCACCGGGCGCCACGGATCCCCGGCCAAGCACGGCGGCCCGGAAGTTTCCCGCCTCGTGGTGCTTGAGCTCACGCCGGAGACCAAAGGCAACGCCACCGGCATGGGCATGGCGGACATCATCCCCCGCGCCCTCGCGGCATCGATCAACTACGAATACACCTACGCCAACATCATAACGAGCAACAACCTGCCTTACGTGCGCCAGCCCATGGTGCTGGAAACGGAAGAGGACGCCGTCCGTTGCGGCATCAAGACCTGCATGGGCACGCCCGGCGCCATCAGCCTCGTCCGTATCCGCGACACCCTTTCCGTGGACAGGATGCTCGTCTCCAAGCCCGTTGCCGACCTGCTCCGCGGCCACGAGCGGTGCACCGTTTCCGCCGCCCCCGTCCCGCTGCGCTTCTCCCCGGACGGGCAACTGGACAAGACCGTTTGGGACACTGCGTTTAAATAATGCGGCATTGCCGTTACCAACAGGAGAGACACATGGCCAATCCCGGACTTCGCGTCAAAATGAGCTTCACCCGCCCCGATCCCGCGCTGGTCAAGCAATTTGCCGGCATCCCGGTCGCCAATATCGGCGACAACATGAACCGCATCAACTGCATGAACGCCCGCGTGCGTCCCATGAACAGCGCCCCTCTGCTCGGCTGCGCGTTCACGGTCAAGGTGCGCGCCGGCGACAATTTGCTGTTCCATAAAGCCATCGACATGGCCCAGCCCGGCGACATCGTCGTCATCGACGCCCAGAACGAACAATCCTACGCCATTTTCGGCGAGCTCATGATTATGTGGCTGCGCCGCCGGGGCGTTACGGGCGTTGTGGTGGACGGCTGCATCCGCGATTACGACGCCATCAGCCAGATGAAGGAAATTTCCGTCTACGCCACGGGCATCACGCCCAACGGCCCGCTGAAGGAAGGTGGCGGCGAAATAAACTTCCCGGTCATGTGCGGCGGGTTGATCGTCAACCCCGGCGACATCATCGTGGGCGATTCCGACGGGATCGTGGTCATCAATCCCGCCGACGCGGCGGACGTGCTCGCCAAGGCCAAAGCCCAGAACGCCAAGGAAGCCAAAACCATGACGGACATCGAAAACCTTGCCTGGGACAGGGCTTGGGTTGATGCCGCGCTGAAAGCCAAGGGCTGCGAATTTATCGCGTAAGGAATGATTTGATTCCCGGGCGGGGCGAAGAGAGCCCCGCCCGGGAATCCTGTGTTTACGCCGGGAGACATCATGCGAGTACACGTAACGGAAATGATTCATGACAAGGCCTTGGCAAAGCTCCGTGAGCATGCCGAGGTCGTGACCTGGGAAGACCCCTCGGTCCGGGATCTGTCGAAAGCGGACGGCGTGATCGTGCGCGCGGCGGTGGTGGACCGGACCATGATGGAAAACGCGCCCAAGCTGCGGGTTATCGGCAAGCACGGCGTCGGCGTGGACGCCATTGACGTTGCGGCCGCCCGGGAGCTCGGCAAGACCGTGGTGTTCACCCCCCATGCGAATATGGAAGGCGTGGCGGAACTGGCGGTCGCCTTCATGCTCGCGTCGTCCCGGAACATTCCCCTGGGGCATGCCCGGCTGCGGGCCGGCGCGTGTGAAAAAATCGCGCCCAAGGATTTGACGGGGGTGGAGCTGCTGGGTAAAACCCTGGGGCTGGTGGGCCTTGGCCGCATCGGCCAGCGCGTCGGGGAAATTTGCCGCAATGGCTTCGGCATGGCCCTCGTGGGGTACGACCCGTTCCTGCCGGACGCGAAGTTCGCGGAGTGGGGGATAACCAAGGCCGCAACCGTTGAAGAGCTTTTGCCGCAAGCGGACTATATCAGCATCAGCGTCCCGCTCACCAAGGAAACCGCCAATCTCATCAATGCCGAACGGCTCGCCCTCTGCAAAAAAACCGCGATCCTGGTCAATACCGCCAGGGGCGGCATCGTGGAGGAGGAAGCCTTGTGCGCGGCCCTGCAAAACGGCACCCTGCGCGCCGCGGCCTCGGACGTGTTTGCCAACGAGCCGATCCGGCCGGAAAACCCGCTTATGAGCCTGCCCAATTTTATCGCAATGCCCCATATCGGCGCCAGCACGGAAGAAAGCCTGGTCCGGATGGGAGAAACGGTTGTGGATGACGTGCTGCGCGTTCTGCGCGGCGAAGCTCCCTTGTTCCCTGTTGCATAGAAAGCCGGAACGGACCGGCGCGCACGGCGCGCCGGTCCCGGCAAGGGTAAACGTTTTTGCACGCCGGCGGTGCATGAAATCGAGGAAAAACGCATGAAGCGGTGGATGCGGGGCGGGACATAACCGTGATCGGCTCGCGGCCAAAAACCCGTCCGTGGATAAGGAAGTTGGTCCTATAACAAGAGGAGTGGGATTTTATGAAACGTTTGGTGCAGATGACAAGCCTCGTATCCAGTCTCGCGTTGATCGTGGTGCTGTCCTGCGGCGTCGCCTTCTCCGCGGCCCCGGCCAAAGTCAAAAATTTCAGGCTCGCCCACGTCAACGGGGTGGACTCGCCCCAGCAGAAAGTAGCCGAGTATATGAACGAGATGCTGGCAAAAAAAATGCCCCAGTATCATATCGACATCTATCCCAACAGCCAGCTCGGCGGTGAGCGCGACATGACCGAAGCGATTCAGCTCGGCTCCCTGGACCTGCTGGTTACCGCGACCACCCCGCTCGCGAACTTCGTCCCGACGTTGATGGTCGGCGAACTGCTCTACCTCGTCCAAAACTATGAACACGCCGACAAAATATACCAGGGTGAAATCGGCGCGCAGTTCCTCAAGGACATCAACGATGCCGGCATGAAGGGGCTCGGCTTCGCCGAAGTCGGCTTCCGCCACCTTGCCAACGCCAAAAAACCGGTCAACACCCTCGACGACGCCATCGGCATGAAGCTGCGCGTCATGGAAAACGAACTGCACGTGGCCGGCTGGCGGGCCCTGGGCGTCAACGCGATCACCATGAGCTGGGCCGACGCTTACGCCGGCATGCAGCAAGGCACCATCGACGCCCTCGAGGTCCCGTGGTCGCTGATGTGGTCCAACAGCGTGTACGACATATCCAAAAATGCCGCTGAAACGTTCCACATCTATACCCCCCAAGCCTTCCTGATGAGTGAAAAAGCCTGGAAAGTCCTTTCCGCCGAGGAAAAGGCCATCTGGCAGGAATGCGCCACCGAAGCCTGCCGCCTGACCCGCGAGTACGCCCGCAACTCCAACGACAGGTTCCGCGCCCAATGCGAGGAAAAGGGCATGAAAGTGACCCGGCCCGACCTCGCGCCCTGGAGGGAAAAGGCGAAAGCCCTTTACCAGCAGTACGACGGCAAATATGGCGACATGATCCGCAAAATTCAAGCTCTCGCGAAATAAACACCGCGAACGGAAAACGCCGGGCCGGAACAGCATGTTCCGGCCCGGCAAGGACAGGCTTCCCCCTTGCAGCACCGGAGGACATCGTCCAGATGATTACCAAAATTTTCGACAGACTCCAGTGGGGGCTCAACGTCTTCACCGCCCTGCTCCTCGGATCGGTATGCGCAATCATCTTCGTGCAGGTCATCATGCGGTATGTCATGGGCAACAGCATCGCCTGGTCCGAGGAACTGACCCGCTACATGTTTGTCTGGATCATCTTTCTCGGCATCCATCTCGGCATCCGGGACGGCAACCAGATCAAGATCGACGTGCTCGAAAGCATGCTCAAGGGAAAATCGGCCAAAGCGCTCCGCTTGGTCCAGCATCTGGTCTCGCTGGCCGCGGTCGTGGCCTGCCTTGTCGCGAGCATCTACCTCATCCGGGTCGGCTTCAGGGCCAGCAGCCCGACGTTGCGCATCCCCATGTGGTATGCCTACCTTGCGTTCCCTGTCGGGTTTACCGTGAACATCATTGAAATTTTGCGGCAGATGGCTCGTATCGTCCAGGGCTGGAATCTGAACGAGGAAGGGGAAGCGGTATGACTCTGGCAGCAACCGTCTTGATTGTGGTCATGCTTGCAACCCTCATCATCGGCGTCCCGATCGGCTGGGGCCTGACGCTTGCCAGCTTCGCGGCCATCATGGTCGAGGACATGCCCATCGCGGTGCTGGTCCAACGCATGTTCACCTCCATGGACGCCTTCACCATGCTCGCCGTGCCCGCCTTTCTCGTCGCCGGTGACATCATGGCCCAGGGCAGCATCTCGAAACGGCTGGTCGACTTCGCGAACAGTATCTTCGGCAGTTTGCGCGGCGGCCTGGCTATCGTTGCGATCGTCTCCTGCACGATCTTCGCGGCGCTGACCGGCTCGGCGCTCGCGACCACCGCGGCCATCGGCGCGATCATGTTCCCCGCCATGACCCAGAAAAATTATCCGAAGGACTTCACCTCGTCCGTGCTGGCCATCGGCGGCACGCTCGGGCCCGTGATCCCGCCGAGCGTCGTCTTCATCTTTTACGCGCAGGCAACCGATTTATCCGTCGTCAAACTCTTTGCCTCGGGAATTCTGCCGGGCATCATCTCCTGCGTCGGCATGTGCGTCGTGGCGGTGTTCGTCGCCCGCCGGCGCAATTTCCCCAAGGAAGGGCACCTCTCGTTCGCGACCATCGTCCGCGCGACCGTTAAAGCGTTCTTCGCGCTGCTGATGCCGCTTATTATCCTCGGCGGCATCTACTCGGGTATTTTCACCGCGACCGAATCCGCGGCCATGGCCGTTATTTACGGCCTGTTCGTCTCGGTGCTGATATACAGCGACGTCTCTTTCATGGATCTGGCCAAGCTCTTCATGGGCACCGCCAAAACGACCGCGAACCTGATGATCCTGATCGCGGCGGCCAACGTTTTCGGCTACCTCGTCGGTTACTTCAATATCCCGCGGCTGCTCCAGGCCCTTGTGATGGCCTATGCCCCCAACGCGTTCGTCTTCATGGTGATGTGCGGCATCGCCCTGCTGATAGCCGGCATGTTCATGGAAGCGATCGCCGTCACCGTCATCTTGGCGCCGATCCTCCACCCGCTGGCCGTCGGCTTCGGCATCGACCCGGTCCACTTCGCCTGCTTCATGGTCTTTATCCTCTGCCTCGGCATCGCCACGCCCCCCTTCGCCCCGAGCATGTTCGTGGCCTGCGGCATCAGCAAGGAGCCGTTCACGCGCGTAACCCGGCAGATCCTGCCGTTTATCGGCGAGCAGGTTCTGGTGGCGATTTTGATCGGCGCCTTCCCGTTCATCGCAACCTGGCTGCCCAGCCTGCTGTAAGGAAAGATCCGGCATGAGCAATCCCGGCATGAAAATTTACTGCAACCCGCCCCGTCCCGATA of uncultured delta proteobacterium contains these proteins:
- a CDS encoding hypothetical protein (Evidence 5 : No homology to any previously reported sequences) — protein: MAQTTDNTIRLAQPGAGQTVNVAINADNMKLGLGFAPDPNAVAKNGQNLEFSFEDGGKIVLEGYYNHFTNKTLPTMVMESGDELPGEDFLASLREDLLTAAGPGAGAGAAGGGAGEYADDAGALVDGVGRLGSLGTIYWDRETEVEELNEALAPAAALTIAITPIIPDDPRYYMAADGFNMQIDESYMPGGSNNIDGTVVPVYQIYFSIMTNDGLAAVSIDGVLYPVVGGTLQGFPDGLSGNNGTLSNPVITLNPDGTYTLSFNYQQGGPVTHAEGGGKNIADNVDSWQIGVIGNSGVSDSLITNVDIVDDVPRVTVSVDGELPASITALVDESLEKLNGAYNDGKETAVIEADDVQALFAVVEGYDGLRSDVFSLELNADSVPSNLYAVLEGGGKSANPIVLTTDPDFPNIIFGGDVNDPHFTIEIDPDSGKITLTLLKNLWHTEGGDAHNDIETLLLGDGALMLVRTVVDNDGDDASARVDLGAAGVFNFRDDGPVIKLDPEAPALQPAKVDESLADLHGAYTDGIPSATLSIALLAKQFAVSYGADNQGVPDEYTLNLNVPQSKESIPTNLNGVGENGAAGEVIVLVQDEVTGIIYGRGEESGKDYFTLQLTAEGVKLDLLSNIWHDKPGGPDLTPDLHDEAMTLLLQDGVLTLTRTVYDGDGDSASETLDLGSKGLFQFEDDGPIVVDSYDPPETLTYNTTTNVYENETGWVQFNFGADGFQKLTVSEGNTELWTFTALGESKTVTLGDGSKLIMTLGADGNLIYTYDPAETANSHDHTFTFTGYDGDGDWTSQDINVAMQAYTPPPQTLGQIVVDESFIPNLGTQRTDGDNDSASAEIKIPEDYTLDTTGWTNTNGVMTLVTPDGKGLLTYENGVLTYTVTGSYKHGNPGDATQTEYADEGLGEGNLLSIKLNLTHDITQQKTTGTVLVDVEDDAPVVISKVDPTAQLTYNEITNLYGNEDGSLTLNYGADGFQKLTVSEGNTELWTFTVLGESKTVTLGDGSKLIMTLDADGNLKYTFDPDEKAASHGKHEFTVMAYDGDGDWIKEVFNIDVKHYDAKAPVLNDITVDESFIPGGTQRIDGTDGDSRSATAEIELPKGYTLDTTGWTNTNGVMTLVTPDGKGLLTYENGVLTYTVTGSYKHPYAGDATDPYYADEKLDTAIPITLKFTHDGTGQAVESIVQVQVEDDAPVLEIPPTALTASNTGGIFWESLGDVNWGADGQAADSPIRFNFDPEKQNDDGSWDSPLTSHDAKISYFVDENDPSILHARVSGSDDDVFTVTLHANGTYTVEVQGYVDQEVKMGGNTDIGNTYDNKNDSSYSIVLKSDGSLYFQAGTQAGAVCVITNPNGKINGNAGGIGAHGGKNQHLDAGEQMRFAFAEPQTKGALQFGGDISANFDVSMTFYYAAGHPQAGQQIPASETSSWWHYDSVTGQLVIDSHGVPFGTYIVEGEQGFGQITGVQYTIEWSESFAVYDDLPIAYVDGDGDMASGTLHLGFSEDAEASQSDSVLVDHHDDGRMMLFGGDGNEVIVGSDGDDIIYGGKGDDIMWGGDGNDIFAWKAGDLDNGTDTIMDFQIGKDHLFFENLLPTGGTLDVDTLVAMIKGDKLSIEVTDAQTLSVTVAGADNSSVTVDIHITEGSVAEYVNTTAATDQAALLLKIITDTGV
- a CDS encoding hypothetical protein (Evidence 5 : No homology to any previously reported sequences), producing MSGWPCSPGRGRSVKPTWKARCGRNAGGSLRLLPSRRRPNPNANGFWTPWTRTTGISAGPPPAWACTGRHCNAKSARWASTCTGRRCDSQGEQPARNPAPVTQAGEGNLQPGPHALRQRGMVRTSGNRAQLHAGLRLAVVVAAHGGDKPVPGGDGSIIPGVFHRVVAAPDLYPFHTACRHVLKQGLVPPDRDGGVRDDAEPAVLPDKAVRLFKADVPDRAVSRLAGAAVIPVKIDEGAVAARAAGQVSPDERVICVARVRQEGFRDHFRRYQADKGGGGKGLHFFLVKGDAEFLDFAHPQGAGFPFLAVEVRFDFSHRGVKARKAIAEQVHGNALAVAVQFHAGQNRQPEFPPPGRGFRHPPDRVVVREGGDAHPGGAAPVHEFRRGKLPVRAVEGVHVQVYFHVVHGDRSYGGCEPPENHAAYPLMRGGGADSLCAGSRKKATGPGKAGGIKTLRALCGAAGGAAHKRTGPGLASRPGGWMFASLRITRRCR
- a CDS encoding conserved hypothetical protein (Evidence 4 : Homologs of previously reported genes of unknown function); the encoded protein is MDHMKIDLHMHSLHSPDGEFSPSELMDRCRAAGVSIASLTDHNSVRGVAEAAARGRELGLTVLPGVELDCDCKGVPMHLLGYGFTGLDAAMGKIEADLYRQEREAGALRMRKVKELGIAFDEEKVEALAAASFVGLITPEMIAETFLADPRNANNPLVRRYLPGGPRSDSPFVNFYWDHCGPGKAAYCPIRYIGFEEANGLIREHGGFSVIAHPAVTVGRDEALFQYMAACGVEGIEVWCGYHSVEDAGYYAAVAARHGLIPTVGSDYHGKTKPGVKLGAVSGSPDHAALSESVRAWL